ATCGTCCGTCCGTCGGGCTGTGTGACGGCGTCCGTCACTCCCGGCGGAACCCTGTCGGTGACCTTGACGACCATGTCGTGCGGGAGGGCGATCGACCTGTTGACCCAGTCGGCGGTCTGCTCCAGTACCCGGGACTTCCGGATGGCCTCGACGGCCCGCCGGACCTCGGGCTTGGTCGAACGGTCGTCGTAGACGATCGTGACCTTGCCCTGGGGGCCGGGCGTACCGTCGTCGGCGGCCGCGCCCCCGGCACCCGCCGCGCCCGCGGTACCCGCGGCGGCCCCGGTGCCCGCGAGACTCGCGGCGAGCAGCGCGCCCGCGAGGACGGCCCTCGCGGTGCTCCTACGCCCGCCTCCACTGCTGAGCATGCCGATCGGCTCCCTCCCGGAGCGGAGCGGCACGCGGATCTCTCCACGCACCCTCCCTCCACGATGACCCATCGGCACCCGTTCGGCGAGATCAGGACGCGGGGGTGGTGCCCGGCGCCGGGCTCTCGGCGGACCAGAAGTCGGAGCGGACGTTGGGGGCGGGGATGGCGGTCTCGCCTTCGTAGGTGGCGCCGGTCGCCACCTTGGTGGGCGCCGCGACCTTCGAGTTCTTCACGCAGGGGCTGGTGACCTCGAAGAAGGCCTGCCCCTGGTGGCCGAAGAGGAGCATGATGCCGAAGCCGTCCGGGGACGTGGCGATGATCTCGGGCGTGTCCTTGTCCGGATTCACCGTCTTGATCCGGTAGCCGCTCGCCTTCCAGAAGTTCTCGACCACACCGAGGAAGTTGCCGCGGCGCTGCTCGGAGACGACCGTCATCACGGTCCAGTAGCGGGTCACGTCGCAGCTGCCGGTCGTCGTGGTGTCGTGGACCCATTCGACGTCCGGCTTGATCGCCCCGACCGTCGCGTAGAACATCGCGTCGGCGCGCTCCGCCGCTCCCTGCATGTCCATGCCTGCCACTGCCCCTCGTCCGTCCTTGGTGCCGTCCGTCGGTCCGCACCCGGCGAGCCCGGCGAGCAGCGCGCCGGCCACGGCCAGTGCGCAGGTCAGGCGAATCGTCCGTGCGCTGCGCTTCATCGGTGCTCTTCCCTCACGATCTTCTCAGGCTGCCCGGCGACGATCCTGGCGATGTTGTTCGCCGACGTCTGGTCCTTCTCCGGAGTGAAGTACTGGGAGTGGGCGTCGAACCCCCCTCCGTCGACGACCATCCTGGGGCCGTCGTCGACCAGGAAGCGCTGCGCCCCGAACGCCTTGCTCGCCGGGTCCTTGCCGAAGTACACGTCGTCGTTGTCGTCGTCGAAGAGGTCCCGTCCGACCCCGACGCCGATGGGGCCCGCCAGCAGCCAGCCGAGCGCCGCCTCGTCCTTCGAGGGCAGGTGGGTGACGGGGTCGTTGTCGGCGGCGCCGACGAACACATGGTCCTTGCCCACGCCCAGCTCCGTCGCCTTCTGCGCGTCCACGCCGGGGCTGCCGAGCAGGATCACGTCGTCGACGCCGGGGATCCCGCCGGACTGCTTGGCGGCCGTGCCCACGGTGAGCGAGCCGTAGGAATGCCCGATCGCCGTCATGTGCGGGTCCGCGTTCTGGTTGGTCACGGAGAGGCCCTCCATGAACCGGTTGTACGCCGGGGCACCCCGTTGCGCGTCGCCCTTCGACATCACGTCCACGTTCTGCGGGGCGTCGTAGCCCAGCCAGACGATCGAGGCACTGGAGGGGTCCAGGCGCTGGGCGCCCTTGGCCGTGTCCTGGGCGCGCTTCATCGTGTCGGAGACGAACTCGTCGTTGAGCCGGGTGCCGAGGCCGGGGACGTACGCCGACACGTTCCTGGCGGTGTCGGGGTTGCCGTAGGAGACGATCGCGCGTCCGTTGCCCTCGTCGCCGATGCCCAGCAGGAACATGGGAGGGCGGCTGGGCTCGCCCAGCTTGTCCTGGATGCCGCGCAGGGCGCTGAGCTTGGTGTCCGCGTCGTCGCCGCCGTTTCGCGCCAGGTCGTCGATGAGGACGGGCAGGTAGTTGCGGTTGGCCTCGTCGCGGGCGACCGCCGGGATCCCGTCGAGGCCGCCGACCAGGTCCGGGGCGATCTCCAGGTACTCCTGGCGCTGCTCCTCGGTCAGCCCGTCCCACCACTTCTTGCGCTCCGCGGGGCTCTTGTCCTCGGGGACGTTCTCGCCGAGATACGTGCCGGCGGTGCTGCGGACGTCGGAGGTGTCCCGGAAGACGTCCTTCAGCGTGGCCTGGGTGACGTCGAGGCCCTTCTCGGCCTTCAGGCCGTTCAGGGTCTTGGCGTACCGGGCGTCTATCTCCCGTGCCGACCGTACGGCCCTGGCGATACGGTCGGCCACGTCCTGCGCCTTCGCCGCGTTCGGGTTCAGCGGCTTGAGGCCGGAGTAGCCGGGGTACAGCGGCGACTGGCCCGGCTGGCCGAAGCCGGGCGGTTCCAGCGGGAGTCGGGAGCTGCCCTGGACCTTGCTGCCGGGGGCCTCCTTCTTCGCCCCGGTCATGTCCTCGACCTCGGCGGCCGGGTAGCTGACGGAACCGTCGTCGTGGACGGTGAAGTTCAGGGCCGCGGCGTCCGCGAGGGCCTGCTTCAACTGTGTCTGGGGCTCGGTGAGATCACTGGCGAGCCCGTTGAGCGCCGTACGGACGAGGCCGCACTCGGAGTGCAGGTACTGGAAGTTGCGGCTGAGCCGTTGGAGTCTGCCGAGGGCGGCCTGCGCCGAATCGCTCTTCTGGGTTTCGCGGAGCTTCGCGGACATGGCGCGATCGACGCGTGCGCGGTCGGAGTCCGAGCGGTCCGAGACCTCGTGCCACTTGTCGCCCGCCTCCGTGAACTCGGAGGTCTTGAGGTCGCGCAGCTGCTTCCAGGTGAGGGTTGCGGTCATCGCTTCTCGTCCGCCTTGGAGCCGCCGTCGACGCCCTTGAAGGAGGTCTTGATCGCGGTCTCCGTCTCGCCCATCTCCTTGGCGACCTTCAGCAGGGTGCCCTTGAGCTGCTCGCACTCGTCCCGCACCGACTGCAGGCGTTCCTCCCAGGACGTCAGTACGCTCTTGAGCGCGGCGGCGGAGCTGAGGCCGGCGGCTCCCGAGGCGAGGCCCTCGTGGCCGGGTCCGAGCGCCGAGCGGCTCGTCTCCGTGTTGGTGCGCAGGTCGCCGGCGGTGTTGGAGGCGCTGGTCCAGGGGCCTTTGCTGTGCTTGAGGTCGACGTTCCCGCCGCCTCCGCCTCCGCCGTTCCCGGGTTCGGGGGCCGTCGAGGCGAGGTTCATGGCGGGACCGCCGTCGATCGGCCCGAACAGCTCCTGCCAGCGCTCCGAATAGGACACGGCTCCCCCGTCTTCGTGTGCGTTCCGCTCCTGCGCCCCGAGAGACTAACGCAGGCCACGCACGGGTGTGCGATCGGGAACGGGCAATGCCGGAAGGGTCCTTTCCGTCGCCCCTGTACCACCCGGTACACCCCGTTCCGTCCCGGGGGCGGCCACGGTCGGCCGCCCCCGGGTCGGCACCGGGCGGCTTGCGGGCCGGGCCCGTCAGCCCTGGGGGCCGGCCGGCTGGGCGTCCTTGGACAGCGGCACCTCTCCTGTGTTGTCGACGTGGCGGGCGGCGACCCACACGGCCTGGTCGCGCAGCAGGTACCAGATGCTGTTGCCGTCGATGGTCTGCGCGTGCACCTTGCTGTGCAGGCCGACTTGGGCTCCGTGG
This DNA window, taken from Streptomyces sp. TN58, encodes the following:
- a CDS encoding alpha/beta hydrolase codes for the protein MTATLTWKQLRDLKTSEFTEAGDKWHEVSDRSDSDRARVDRAMSAKLRETQKSDSAQAALGRLQRLSRNFQYLHSECGLVRTALNGLASDLTEPQTQLKQALADAAALNFTVHDDGSVSYPAAEVEDMTGAKKEAPGSKVQGSSRLPLEPPGFGQPGQSPLYPGYSGLKPLNPNAAKAQDVADRIARAVRSAREIDARYAKTLNGLKAEKGLDVTQATLKDVFRDTSDVRSTAGTYLGENVPEDKSPAERKKWWDGLTEEQRQEYLEIAPDLVGGLDGIPAVARDEANRNYLPVLIDDLARNGGDDADTKLSALRGIQDKLGEPSRPPMFLLGIGDEGNGRAIVSYGNPDTARNVSAYVPGLGTRLNDEFVSDTMKRAQDTAKGAQRLDPSSASIVWLGYDAPQNVDVMSKGDAQRGAPAYNRFMEGLSVTNQNADPHMTAIGHSYGSLTVGTAAKQSGGIPGVDDVILLGSPGVDAQKATELGVGKDHVFVGAADNDPVTHLPSKDEAALGWLLAGPIGVGVGRDLFDDDNDDVYFGKDPASKAFGAQRFLVDDGPRMVVDGGGFDAHSQYFTPEKDQTSANNIARIVAGQPEKIVREEHR
- a CDS encoding SH3 domain-containing protein codes for the protein MPSPAQPFGTVVSSTGVNLRRYPSTDSSLVGNLSHGAQVGLHSKVHAQTIDGNSIWYLLRDQAVWVAARHVDNTGEVPLSKDAQPAGPQG